In Caproiciproducens sp. NJN-50, the following are encoded in one genomic region:
- a CDS encoding glycosyltransferase gives MNGMIDDRHVFRMTDDTGMFQHAVCGVPDPTEGYTLDDNARALIMAALLYQRSPEKKYEDLLYRYTSFLLYAQKRGWFRNFMGYDRRFLEKRGSEDSFGRCICSLGYAAACAELPDSIGQTAKKLLLKTYQSCSSLSFLKGKAYALTGLLLWGDPAGLPGTEMLTESIVDTYAQCRREDWRWFEEQMTYCSGILPLSLLFAYQRTRRKQTLRVALESLDFLLSVTIRDGIFRPIGCKGWYPKGGTPAEFDGQPVEACCTMMACLAAHRLTGSIKYRDSAANCYRWYLGDNSLRLPMIDPETGGCRDGLTKNGVNRNEGAESIVCWLIAALMAEREKLTEESSEEPYSKQAKLITE, from the coding sequence ATGAATGGAATGATCGACGACCGGCATGTATTCCGCATGACCGACGACACCGGTATGTTTCAGCACGCCGTATGCGGAGTACCTGACCCAACGGAAGGCTACACTCTGGACGACAACGCGCGCGCGCTGATTATGGCGGCCCTGCTCTATCAGAGATCACCGGAAAAAAAGTACGAAGACCTTCTTTACCGCTACACTTCTTTTCTTCTCTATGCCCAAAAGCGGGGCTGGTTCCGCAACTTCATGGGATATGACCGAAGATTTCTGGAAAAGCGCGGCTCGGAGGATTCCTTCGGCCGCTGCATCTGTTCTCTCGGATACGCCGCGGCCTGCGCGGAACTTCCCGATTCAATCGGCCAGACAGCCAAAAAGCTGCTGCTTAAAACGTACCAAAGCTGTTCCAGCCTGTCTTTTCTGAAGGGAAAAGCGTATGCGCTGACAGGGCTGCTGCTGTGGGGGGACCCCGCGGGGCTGCCGGGAACTGAAATGTTGACAGAATCCATCGTCGATACATATGCGCAGTGCCGCAGAGAGGATTGGCGATGGTTCGAGGAGCAGATGACGTACTGCAGCGGCATCCTCCCCCTTTCCCTGCTGTTTGCCTACCAAAGGACCCGCCGGAAGCAAACCCTCCGCGTCGCGCTGGAAAGTCTGGACTTTCTGCTGTCCGTTACCATCCGGGACGGCATTTTCCGCCCGATCGGATGCAAAGGCTGGTATCCCAAGGGAGGAACTCCCGCCGAATTCGACGGGCAGCCCGTGGAGGCCTGCTGCACGATGATGGCCTGCCTGGCCGCACACAGGTTGACGGGCAGCATAAAATACCGGGATTCCGCAGCCAATTGTTACCGCTGGTACCTGGGTGACAATTCCCTGCGATTGCCGATGATCGACCCCGAAACCGGGGGCTGCCGCGACGGGCTCACGAAGAATGGCGTCAACCGCAACGAAGGGGCGGAAAGTATCGTCTGCTGGCTGATTGCGGCACTGATGGCGGAGCGGGAAAAATTGACGGAAGAATCGTCCGAAGAGCCGTACTCAAAACAGGCGAAACTTATTACGGAATAG
- a CDS encoding nucleotidyltransferase family protein, translating into MKALFLAGGKGTRLRPLTDHLPKPMVPVMGRPLLERSLEDLRKCGVSEVVFSTCYRADDIQKYFSANEGRGMTIKYVCEDIPLGTGGAIKNCAGYFDDTFLIFNSDIVSNLDLGALIRFHKSKHADVTIAVTRVPNPSSYGVIEYDEFGFATSFTEKPKPGEEKSDFINAGIYVFEPKVLDLIPSRRVVSIEKEIFPALLQNGYKIAVYRGGTYWIDIGTPEKYMQVHSDIFSGLCRVPENNFRANKVFGRGKTEIHGTSKVIGPVWFGENVRIGANVTIGPNVVVGDGFESGRGCVITDSILWNDVSIGSGVSISKSVVTAGCHIGSGIQCANTIYSQESKRHLVI; encoded by the coding sequence ATGAAAGCACTGTTTTTGGCGGGAGGAAAAGGCACGCGCCTCAGGCCCCTTACGGATCATCTTCCGAAGCCGATGGTGCCTGTCATGGGCCGTCCGCTGCTGGAGCGCAGCCTGGAGGACCTTCGGAAATGCGGAGTCAGCGAGGTTGTGTTCAGCACATGCTACCGTGCCGACGATATCCAAAAATATTTTTCCGCAAACGAGGGGCGCGGCATGACGATTAAATACGTCTGTGAGGATATCCCCTTGGGCACCGGCGGAGCAATCAAGAACTGCGCAGGCTATTTCGACGATACGTTCCTGATTTTCAACTCCGACATTGTAAGCAATCTCGACTTAGGGGCTCTGATCCGTTTCCATAAATCAAAACACGCGGATGTGACAATCGCCGTAACGCGGGTCCCGAACCCGTCCAGTTACGGGGTAATTGAATATGACGAATTCGGTTTTGCAACTTCATTTACGGAAAAACCGAAGCCGGGAGAAGAAAAATCCGATTTTATCAACGCCGGCATCTATGTTTTTGAGCCGAAAGTCCTGGATCTGATCCCTTCCAGGAGAGTCGTTTCCATCGAAAAGGAAATTTTCCCTGCCCTCTTGCAGAACGGCTATAAAATTGCGGTATACCGGGGAGGGACCTATTGGATCGACATTGGAACACCCGAAAAATATATGCAGGTCCATTCCGATATCTTCAGCGGCCTGTGCAGGGTCCCGGAAAATAACTTCAGGGCGAATAAAGTGTTTGGCCGCGGAAAAACTGAGATTCATGGAACCTCAAAAGTGATCGGCCCCGTATGGTTTGGAGAAAATGTGCGGATCGGAGCCAACGTAACCATAGGTCCGAACGTCGTGGTGGGCGACGGCTTTGAAAGCGGAAGGGGATGTGTGATCACCGACAGTATTCTCTGGAACGACGTATCGATCGGCAGCGGAGTCAGCATTTCCAAATCGGTCGTCACGGCCGGGTGTCATATTGGAAGCGGAATCCAGTGCGCGAACACCATCTATTCGCAGGAGAGCAAACGGCATCTGGTGATCTGA
- a CDS encoding ABC transporter ATP-binding protein yields the protein MGIEIRNAFKSYKSVKVLDGLSLSFPDSGTVCLFGPSGCGKSTLLNCIAGLETLDAGWISGAENLRISYLFQEDRLLPWSTAAQNIAAVLPGRNRMPQALEWLRRVGLDGAQDQYPCQLSGGMRRRVAIARALAFGGDLFLLDEPFQRLDSRSRRKIADLIEKTTAGKLKILVTHDREEADRLSEVICILSGIPLKILDKITNKD from the coding sequence ATGGGGATTGAAATTCGAAACGCGTTTAAGTCGTATAAGAGCGTTAAAGTCCTGGACGGGCTGTCCCTGTCTTTTCCCGACTCCGGCACCGTCTGTCTGTTCGGGCCTTCCGGCTGCGGCAAATCGACGCTTCTGAATTGCATCGCCGGACTGGAAACACTTGACGCCGGATGGATCTCCGGAGCGGAGAACCTTCGGATTTCGTATCTGTTTCAGGAGGACAGGCTGCTGCCCTGGAGCACCGCGGCACAGAATATAGCCGCCGTCCTGCCCGGACGGAACAGGATGCCGCAGGCGTTGGAATGGCTGCGCCGCGTGGGATTGGACGGCGCACAGGATCAATACCCCTGTCAGCTCAGCGGGGGGATGCGGCGCCGCGTTGCGATTGCCCGGGCTCTTGCGTTCGGCGGCGACCTGTTCCTGCTGGACGAGCCTTTCCAGCGGCTGGATTCGCGCAGCAGAAGGAAAATCGCCGATTTGATTGAGAAAACGACGGCCGGAAAGCTCAAAATACTCGTCACCCATGACCGGGAGGAGGCGGACCGGCTTTCAGAAGTTATTTGCATTTTGAGTGGAATCCCTCTTAAAATTTTGGACAAAATAACGAATAAAGACTGA
- a CDS encoding NYN domain-containing protein, whose translation MAEEKRFAVLIDADNVSEKYVKFILDEISNDGVATIKRIYGDWTKPTMSSWKNVLLDNSITPIQQYGYTTGKNATDSAMIIDAMDLLYAGNIEGFCIVSSDSDFTRLAARLRESGMYVVGMGEKKTPNAFIAACNKFKYLEILAQAPNLPDDQTSVVPAEVSGVDHTSLDEVRNTIRTIVDETSDDDGWAALGDVGNILNKRYPDFDVRNYGFKKLTPFINSLKVFEIRCSRSKDGHVRLIFVREKGRRGAKA comes from the coding sequence ATGGCTGAAGAAAAGCGATTCGCGGTTTTGATTGACGCGGACAATGTCTCCGAGAAATATGTTAAATTCATTTTGGATGAAATATCGAACGACGGAGTTGCGACCATTAAGAGGATTTACGGGGATTGGACCAAGCCGACAATGAGTTCCTGGAAAAATGTCCTTCTGGACAATTCCATCACGCCGATCCAGCAGTATGGGTACACCACGGGGAAAAACGCCACCGATTCGGCGATGATCATCGATGCGATGGATCTTTTATACGCCGGCAACATCGAGGGCTTCTGCATCGTGTCGAGCGACAGCGACTTTACCCGCCTTGCTGCCAGATTAAGGGAATCGGGAATGTATGTGGTCGGAATGGGAGAAAAGAAGACCCCAAACGCTTTTATTGCCGCATGCAACAAATTCAAATATCTTGAGATCCTTGCGCAGGCGCCGAATCTGCCGGATGACCAGACTTCGGTGGTGCCGGCGGAAGTCAGCGGAGTGGACCACACGTCGCTGGACGAGGTACGGAATACCATACGGACCATCGTGGACGAAACATCCGACGATGACGGCTGGGCCGCGCTTGGGGATGTGGGCAATATCCTGAACAAGCGTTATCCGGATTTCGACGTGCGCAATTACGGGTTCAAAAAACTGACGCCGTTTATCAACTCTTTAAAAGTGTTTGAGATCCGATGCAGCCGCAGCAAAGACGGCCATGTCCGTCTGATCTTTGTCCGTGAAAAGGGACGGCGCGGAGCAAAGGCATAA
- a CDS encoding ABC transporter substrate-binding protein, whose protein sequence is MKLSKRIAAFALAVSLLLTGAGCSANGTASSGSASSSEAASSAGSSMSAAKTVIRIAGLKGPTGLSMVKLMSDSKAGAASGDDRFTLVSSPDEIVAKISSGEVDVAAAPTNLAATLYNKTNGGVRLAAVTTLGVLYVLTEGGETVGKISDLKGKTVYASGQGATPEYALNYILRQNGLEPGKDVQVEYKSEHAELASLMIAGKAKIAVLPEPFVTQVLAKDSSAKIALDLTQEWKKAAGDKSVLTMGCLIVRKKFAEENKAAFDAFLDDYKASAEYANSNVEQAAKLSQDFGIMDSSVAKKAIPNCAIVYLDGAEMKEKIPDFLKVLYQENPKSVGGKLPADDFYYQK, encoded by the coding sequence ATGAAATTATCGAAACGGATCGCGGCTTTTGCACTTGCGGTCTCGCTGCTGCTGACAGGGGCGGGCTGTTCCGCAAACGGAACCGCATCTTCGGGTTCCGCGTCTTCCTCAGAGGCGGCTTCCTCAGCCGGAAGCAGTATGTCCGCTGCCAAAACGGTGATCCGTATTGCCGGCCTGAAAGGGCCTACGGGCCTGAGCATGGTGAAGCTGATGAGCGACAGCAAGGCTGGAGCCGCGTCCGGGGACGATCGGTTCACCCTGGTTTCTTCCCCGGATGAAATCGTGGCGAAGATCAGCAGCGGAGAAGTCGATGTGGCGGCGGCGCCGACCAATCTTGCGGCGACCCTGTACAATAAGACGAACGGCGGCGTTCGTCTTGCTGCCGTGACGACGCTGGGCGTCCTGTATGTTCTGACCGAGGGAGGGGAAACCGTAGGCAAAATATCGGATCTGAAAGGAAAGACGGTCTACGCCTCCGGTCAGGGAGCCACGCCGGAGTACGCGCTGAACTATATTCTCCGCCAGAACGGGCTGGAACCGGGGAAGGATGTTCAGGTGGAATATAAATCGGAGCATGCGGAGCTGGCTTCCCTGATGATTGCCGGAAAGGCGAAAATCGCCGTGCTGCCGGAGCCTTTCGTCACGCAGGTACTGGCAAAGGACAGCTCCGCGAAAATCGCGTTGGATCTGACGCAGGAGTGGAAGAAAGCGGCGGGGGACAAGAGCGTGCTTACCATGGGCTGCCTCATCGTCAGGAAAAAATTTGCGGAGGAAAACAAGGCGGCGTTCGACGCTTTCCTGGACGATTACAAGGCTTCCGCGGAATATGCGAATTCCAATGTGGAGCAGGCGGCGAAGCTGTCCCAGGATTTCGGGATCATGGACAGTTCCGTCGCGAAGAAAGCCATTCCGAACTGCGCGATCGTCTATCTGGACGGAGCGGAAATGAAGGAAAAAATTCCTGATTTTCTAAAGGTCCTGTATCAGGAGAACCCGAAATCGGTGGGAGGAAAATTGCCGGCAGATGATTTCTATTATCAGAAATAA
- a CDS encoding ABC transporter permease, with the protein MISIIRNKKRFRRVAVGAFSALFWIGIWQWAYLAAGQEILVASPAEVLCRLLDLVRQRNFWLTVLLSVCRITEGFFLGVILGCGAAVLTETSSVGNALLRPVIGIMKATPVASFIILALVWMKTSQVPSFASALIVLPILWANVSEGIRKTDRRLLQMAELYRFGRIGTVRRVYLPSVLPYFTAACTTGMGMAWKGGVAAEVLSSLPLSLGGEIYNSKIYLETADLFSWTAVVIVLSVLLEQALLRVVKYAGRRYGFYSGEERNGD; encoded by the coding sequence ATGATTTCTATTATCAGAAATAAGAAAAGGTTCCGGCGGGTTGCCGTCGGAGCCTTTTCCGCTTTATTTTGGATCGGCATTTGGCAATGGGCTTATCTGGCGGCAGGCCAGGAAATTCTGGTCGCTTCCCCGGCGGAAGTCCTGTGTCGGCTGCTCGATTTGGTCCGTCAGCGAAATTTTTGGCTGACGGTCCTTCTTTCCGTGTGCCGAATTACGGAAGGCTTTTTTCTTGGAGTGATTTTAGGATGCGGAGCCGCTGTCCTGACGGAGACCAGCTCCGTCGGAAATGCGCTGCTCCGGCCGGTCATCGGCATCATGAAGGCGACTCCGGTTGCCTCTTTCATTATTCTTGCCCTGGTCTGGATGAAAACATCTCAGGTTCCATCCTTTGCATCCGCGCTGATCGTGCTTCCGATCCTGTGGGCGAATGTATCGGAAGGGATAAGGAAGACGGACCGAAGACTTTTACAGATGGCGGAGCTGTATCGTTTCGGAAGAATCGGAACCGTGCGCAGGGTTTATCTGCCGTCCGTCCTGCCGTACTTCACCGCCGCCTGCACCACGGGGATGGGGATGGCCTGGAAGGGCGGGGTCGCAGCGGAGGTCCTTTCCTCGCTTCCCCTGTCTCTTGGCGGCGAGATCTACAATTCAAAGATCTATCTGGAAACAGCGGACCTGTTCTCGTGGACCGCGGTTGTCATCGTTCTCAGCGTATTGCTGGAACAGGCGTTGCTGCGCGTGGTAAAATATGCGGGGAGGCGCTACGGATTTTATTCCGGGGAGGAACGCAATGGGGATTGA
- a CDS encoding glycosyltransferase family 4 protein encodes MNQEKKINILFLSTYPPRACGIATFTQDLICELEKTGRVNAAVAAVSDSEYSYPPKVRFTIEQQNEDAYAEAAEKINSSGFDLLMVEHEYGIFGGKWGSYLLNLTSRLKIPYFVTLHTVLPSPGEQQREIMRDVASGSRKIITMAGNTVDILKSVYQIDRAKIEVVHHGVPEYPAAERDTLKKELGLTGRFIVSTFGLISPGKGLEYGIEAIARVAKKHPEILYLILGQTHPVIKRKDGEKYREKLERTVKNFGLEEKVRFVNRYLKIEEIIRYLQLSDVYMTPYLGKDQAVSGTLAYAAGYGRVIISTPYLYAQEMLSGGRGLLADFRSPAALAEQIEEVMNHPEEQEEMEKRTLELGKTMYWGQVAHNYLRIFQTELQNGKEPQE; translated from the coding sequence TTGAACCAAGAAAAGAAAATCAACATCCTGTTTCTAAGCACCTATCCGCCCAGAGCCTGCGGAATCGCCACTTTCACACAGGATTTGATCTGCGAACTGGAAAAAACCGGCCGCGTCAACGCCGCGGTGGCGGCGGTCAGCGATTCGGAATATTCCTATCCCCCAAAAGTGCGGTTTACAATTGAACAGCAGAATGAAGACGCTTATGCCGAAGCCGCGGAGAAAATCAACAGCTCCGGCTTCGATCTTTTAATGGTGGAACACGAATATGGGATCTTTGGGGGCAAATGGGGCAGTTACCTTCTGAATCTTACCAGCCGCCTGAAAATTCCTTATTTTGTCACGCTGCACACGGTGCTGCCCAGTCCAGGCGAACAGCAGCGGGAAATCATGAGGGATGTGGCTTCGGGAAGCCGGAAAATCATCACCATGGCGGGCAATACCGTAGATATCCTGAAAAGCGTCTATCAGATCGACCGGGCAAAAATCGAAGTGGTTCACCACGGGGTTCCTGAATATCCGGCCGCCGAACGGGATACTTTGAAAAAGGAACTGGGACTGACCGGCCGTTTTATCGTCAGCACCTTCGGTCTGATCAGCCCTGGAAAAGGGCTGGAATACGGGATTGAAGCAATTGCAAGAGTGGCAAAAAAGCACCCTGAGATCCTTTATCTGATTCTCGGCCAGACGCATCCTGTGATCAAGCGGAAGGACGGTGAAAAATACCGCGAGAAGCTGGAACGGACCGTGAAAAATTTCGGACTTGAGGAAAAAGTCCGTTTCGTCAACCGCTATTTGAAAATCGAAGAAATCATCCGGTATCTTCAGCTGTCGGACGTCTATATGACTCCCTACCTGGGCAAAGACCAGGCCGTCAGCGGAACTCTGGCCTACGCGGCCGGATATGGCCGCGTCATCATATCAACGCCTTACCTGTACGCCCAGGAAATGCTTTCCGGCGGCAGAGGGCTTCTGGCTGATTTCCGCAGTCCCGCGGCGCTGGCGGAGCAAATCGAAGAGGTGATGAACCACCCGGAGGAACAGGAGGAAATGGAAAAGCGCACGCTCGAACTCGGAAAAACAATGTATTGGGGGCAGGTTGCCCACAATTATCTCCGCATTTTTCAAACCGAACTGCAAAACGGAAAGGAACCGCAGGAATGA
- a CDS encoding CD1247 N-terminal domain-containing protein, with amino-acid sequence MKNTERVSYIRGLAEGLELDENKKEVKVLNAIIDLLDDMTLTMTEMEDNMNDMADQLDAVDEDLGSLEDDFYDDGDEEDGVEDDEDADDDEEDIGDAECYYEVTCPNCHETVCLSEDLARDGQIDCPNCGETLEFDLDEAQEAECTCESCTKDE; translated from the coding sequence ATGAAAAACACAGAACGGGTATCCTACATCAGGGGTTTGGCGGAAGGTCTGGAGCTCGATGAAAACAAAAAGGAAGTCAAAGTTTTGAATGCGATCATTGATCTTCTGGACGACATGACGCTGACCATGACGGAAATGGAAGACAATATGAACGACATGGCGGATCAGCTGGACGCCGTTGATGAGGATCTTGGTTCCCTTGAAGACGATTTTTATGACGACGGGGATGAAGAGGACGGCGTTGAGGACGATGAGGATGCCGATGATGACGAGGAAGACATCGGCGATGCCGAATGCTACTATGAGGTCACCTGTCCGAATTGCCATGAGACGGTTTGCCTGTCGGAAGATCTGGCCCGCGACGGGCAAATAGATTGCCCCAACTGCGGCGAGACGCTGGAATTTGATTTGGATGAGGCGCAGGAGGCCGAGTGCACCTGCGAATCCTGCACCAAGGACGAATAA
- a CDS encoding nucleoside-diphosphate sugar epimerase/dehydratase, which yields MISKRDGFKKLIPQIIIDAICVFFSYWISFVLRFFDEGGVPFFYIDSFRLCIPWMTLICLAVFALFRFYSTMWQFASLDELLQIFFGTTTACLIVTMMGYTVFPRILRDSFGDPIQRFPITVYVMGWVLTLFFIGASRFGFRLAHRRMNKVLRGDSNQFSRVMVIGAGEMGSMIIKDLKSSPQSQGTPVVAVDDDRKKRGTRINGVKVAGGRESIRKLVDRYRVDQIILAIATAPNRDKQEILRICAATGCKLKTVPALYEILEGNADPHKVRDVNIVDLLGRDEIRLDVESISGYLKNRTILVTGGGGSIGSELCRQIALFHPKKLIVFDIYENNAYDLQNELHRRFPKLDMDVVIGSVRDRARVRSVFSAYRPDVVFHAAAHKHVPLMELSPGEAVKNNVFGTLNVAQTCDEFQVRRMVLISTDKAVNPTNIMGATKRICELIMQYFSRHSKTGFVAVRFGNVLGSSGSVIPLFMRQIEEGGPVTVTDPEIVRFFMTIPEAARLVIQAGGMARGGEIFVLDMGQPVKIDDLARNLIRLSGLRPDEDIKIQYTGLRPGEKLYEELLLDSEGGCQKTSHELIYIGNPIPFDENTFLSQLEELRRVAGADNLKMMELVHELVPTYSGHAEKTDLLAQ from the coding sequence ATGATCAGTAAAAGGGACGGGTTCAAAAAGCTGATCCCGCAAATTATCATTGACGCGATCTGCGTCTTTTTCAGCTATTGGATTTCCTTTGTACTTCGTTTTTTTGACGAGGGAGGAGTTCCGTTTTTCTATATTGATTCTTTCCGTCTGTGCATTCCCTGGATGACTTTGATCTGCCTTGCCGTCTTTGCCCTTTTTCGCTTTTACAGCACAATGTGGCAGTTCGCAAGTCTGGATGAGCTGCTGCAGATTTTTTTTGGGACCACGACGGCATGCCTGATCGTTACGATGATGGGGTACACCGTGTTTCCCCGCATTCTCAGGGATTCTTTCGGCGACCCCATCCAGCGCTTTCCGATCACCGTTTATGTGATGGGATGGGTTTTGACGCTGTTCTTTATCGGCGCTTCACGCTTTGGCTTCCGGCTGGCACACAGGCGGATGAACAAAGTTCTGCGCGGGGATTCCAACCAGTTCAGCAGGGTTATGGTGATCGGGGCGGGGGAGATGGGCTCCATGATTATCAAGGATCTGAAGTCTTCTCCCCAGTCGCAGGGAACTCCCGTCGTTGCGGTGGACGACGACAGAAAGAAGCGCGGGACCCGCATCAACGGCGTGAAGGTCGCCGGCGGCCGGGAGAGCATCCGGAAACTGGTCGACCGTTACCGCGTCGATCAGATCATCCTGGCGATTGCGACCGCGCCGAACAGGGACAAGCAGGAGATTCTGCGCATCTGCGCGGCGACGGGCTGCAAGCTGAAAACCGTTCCGGCTCTGTATGAAATCCTGGAGGGGAACGCGGACCCGCACAAGGTCCGCGATGTGAATATCGTCGACCTTTTGGGCCGCGACGAAATCCGGCTTGATGTCGAGAGCATCAGCGGATATCTGAAAAACCGCACCATCCTCGTCACCGGAGGCGGCGGCTCCATCGGCAGCGAGCTTTGCCGCCAGATTGCACTCTTTCATCCGAAAAAACTGATTGTATTCGATATTTATGAGAATAATGCTTATGATCTTCAAAATGAACTGCACCGCAGGTTTCCAAAGCTGGACATGGACGTGGTGATCGGTTCGGTGCGCGACAGGGCGCGCGTGCGCAGCGTCTTTTCCGCGTATCGGCCGGATGTTGTGTTCCACGCGGCCGCCCATAAACACGTTCCCCTGATGGAGCTGAGCCCGGGCGAAGCGGTGAAAAACAATGTGTTCGGCACGTTGAATGTCGCTCAGACCTGCGATGAATTCCAGGTCAGGCGCATGGTTCTGATTTCCACGGACAAGGCGGTCAATCCGACCAACATCATGGGGGCGACCAAACGGATCTGCGAGCTGATCATGCAGTATTTCAGCCGGCACAGCAAGACGGGGTTTGTCGCCGTGCGGTTCGGCAACGTTCTGGGCAGCAGCGGAAGCGTGATCCCGCTTTTCATGCGCCAGATCGAGGAGGGCGGCCCCGTCACCGTGACGGACCCAGAAATCGTGCGCTTTTTCATGACGATTCCGGAGGCGGCGCGGCTTGTGATTCAGGCCGGGGGCATGGCCAGGGGCGGAGAGATTTTTGTCCTGGACATGGGCCAGCCGGTAAAAATTGACGACCTCGCAAGGAATCTGATCCGCCTTTCCGGCCTGAGGCCGGACGAGGACATCAAAATTCAATACACGGGTCTGCGGCCCGGGGAAAAATTGTATGAGGAACTGTTGCTTGACAGCGAGGGCGGCTGCCAGAAAACTTCCCACGAGCTCATTTATATCGGGAATCCGATTCCATTTGATGAAAATACCTTTTTATCTCAGCTGGAGGAACTTCGGCGGGTGGCCGGAGCCGACAATCTGAAAATGATGGAATTGGTGCATGAGTTGGTTCCCACCTATTCGGGGCACGCCGAAAAGACCGATCTTCTTGCCCAATGA
- a CDS encoding glycosidase: MSNFETRLKNNDNTYKELFLRYPNNPILTAKDWPYAVNSVFNPAATVFNNKILLLARVEDRRGFSHFTKAVSDDGVTNWQIDKCPTLEANPDYPEEAWGIEDPRITRIDEMNRWAVVYTSFSRSGPTVSLALTKDFVNFEKTGSIMPPEDKDAALFPRKFKNKWLLIHRPIGTHIGSVSRLGPGAHIWVSCSGDLKYWGDHSILINARNGGWWDANKVGLCAQPLETSEGWLILYHGVRRTASGSIYRLGLALLDLENPWKVLHRGDEWIFGPEESYEREGDVRDVVFPCGWVMDKASGKVKMYYGCADTCIALASASISDLLEYIRSCPEPKELE; the protein is encoded by the coding sequence ATGAGTAACTTTGAGACAAGGCTGAAAAACAACGACAACACGTACAAGGAGCTGTTTCTGCGCTATCCAAATAATCCGATTTTGACCGCGAAGGACTGGCCGTATGCGGTCAACAGCGTGTTCAACCCCGCGGCAACCGTATTCAACAACAAAATTCTGCTGCTCGCAAGAGTGGAGGACCGCAGGGGATTTTCCCATTTTACCAAAGCCGTCAGTGACGACGGCGTAACAAACTGGCAGATCGACAAATGCCCCACGCTGGAGGCAAATCCGGACTATCCGGAGGAGGCCTGGGGAATTGAGGACCCGCGCATCACCAGAATTGACGAGATGAACCGCTGGGCCGTGGTTTATACTTCCTTTTCGCGCTCCGGCCCGACGGTTTCCCTGGCCCTGACCAAAGATTTCGTCAACTTTGAAAAAACGGGCTCCATCATGCCTCCGGAAGATAAGGACGCCGCATTGTTTCCCAGAAAGTTCAAAAACAAATGGCTGTTGATTCACCGTCCGATCGGGACGCACATCGGAAGCGTCTCCAGGCTTGGGCCGGGCGCGCACATCTGGGTCTCGTGCTCCGGCGACCTGAAATATTGGGGCGACCACAGCATCCTGATCAACGCCCGAAACGGCGGCTGGTGGGATGCGAACAAAGTCGGCCTCTGCGCCCAGCCTCTGGAAACCTCGGAGGGCTGGCTGATCCTTTACCATGGAGTAAGGCGTACCGCCTCCGGTTCCATCTACCGGCTGGGCCTCGCCCTGCTCGACCTTGAAAATCCCTGGAAAGTGCTTCACCGGGGGGACGAATGGATTTTTGGGCCGGAGGAAAGCTACGAGCGCGAGGGCGACGTCCGCGATGTCGTCTTTCCGTGCGGCTGGGTAATGGATAAAGCATCCGGCAAAGTGAAGATGTATTACGGCTGCGCGGATACCTGCATCGCCCTTGCCAGCGCATCCATCAGCGATTTGCTGGAATATATCAGAAGCTGCCCGGAACCGAAAGAACTTGAGTGA
- a CDS encoding Crp/Fnr family transcriptional regulator yields MKELKKTKQDGQILSGIFLFRGVGAELSESAFASPSCTCAEFETGEPVYTRTDFRKSIGIVLSGRLRAVKGEEDGQGIVLNTFERGGVFGVAGMFGDSGRYVSDIVAARRSRVLFLPQSLLRDLIDREPRVAENYIAFLSGRIRYLNTCIDHFTGGSAETRLAQFLVTLEEGKKSSVKLPYSLTQLSDTLGVGRASLYRALNALTQKRLIRRTGRLVEILNPEGLKNVGF; encoded by the coding sequence ATGAAAGAGCTGAAAAAAACAAAACAAGACGGGCAAATCCTTTCCGGCATATTTCTGTTCCGCGGAGTCGGTGCGGAGCTGTCCGAATCAGCGTTTGCCTCTCCTTCCTGTACGTGCGCAGAGTTTGAAACGGGAGAACCTGTCTACACGAGAACAGATTTCCGAAAAAGCATCGGCATAGTTTTGTCCGGCAGGCTCAGGGCGGTCAAAGGGGAAGAGGATGGACAGGGGATTGTCCTGAACACCTTTGAAAGGGGCGGTGTTTTCGGGGTGGCGGGAATGTTCGGAGACTCCGGCAGGTATGTTTCGGATATTGTGGCCGCGCGCCGCAGCCGGGTTTTGTTTTTACCTCAGAGTCTGCTCAGGGACCTGATTGATCGGGAGCCGCGCGTCGCGGAAAATTATATCGCCTTTCTTTCCGGCAGGATCCGTTATCTGAATACCTGTATTGACCATTTCACCGGAGGATCGGCCGAAACCAGACTTGCACAGTTCCTGGTCACTTTGGAGGAAGGCAAAAAGAGTTCCGTGAAACTTCCATATTCCCTGACACAGCTTTCCGACACGCTCGGCGTCGGCCGTGCGTCCCTGTACCGGGCCCTGAATGCGCTGACGCAAAAAAGGCTGATCCGGCGCACCGGCCGGCTGGTTGAGATTTTAAATCCGGAGGGTTTAAAAAACGTGGGTTTCTGA